From a region of the Haematobia irritans isolate KBUSLIRL chromosome 4, ASM5000362v1, whole genome shotgun sequence genome:
- the LOC142233404 gene encoding uncharacterized protein LOC142233404, whose amino-acid sequence MSLGDLSNWHSTTLIYLDTRLVSNESTTNGYVLKVLFMLQNILKFENSNMLVQTFSEHVNFYPLTLFTKIQRTIENDGINISALHDNMFFYYEYMVIKSERSTQCIFEDMLEILQNEEDEAKPLIILDKELADVSNNMERKHSRNGIILSCWSKNTIPLKLSESLMGHFIWITSDMDMKKICLHFKDEIQISNFIMDINSLRDQHLIHICNRRRPLEIKSSMIAKLHYIGIGDLTGIDIVTESDQLPPRSILYRNAEGHLKLEGYIGNCIDTFASRYNATLIIRPPKDMGLAIFYNILLDKITEGHLDVPSVATPYPLVINSTTNIDYSYPIEILELCYMIPLPRLMEFNHVYTYIIDKYVMLIIFILILIYGILFTMGTTKRHSWFLLEILVNDKSIRVLLGQSFVMPTKPGPFMQYICFLLCYTSLIISTSYQAYLQSNLIHPALERRVETYEDIRRVGLKIAISPQEANFLDPSILSIYSDIFEIMEPYYKFLKLRASWNTHYVYPVSYTRWLAFNEQQSIFQRTLFYYSQKLCLDKQYPLSVPMRQDLPFKPQFDQHILRLWQMGFMQHWIKNNFLTLVRMNYTKMEDLSTPEIKADAIELNDLKWLALFFAGSLVLALKIQDLASIKLCSSSSRSHRPLLTPI is encoded by the exons CTATGTTTTGAAAGTTCTATTCATGTTGcagaacattttgaaatttgaaaattcaaatatgctTGTGCAGACCTTTAGT GAGCATGTGAATTTCTATCCCCTTACTCTTTTTACCAAAATACAAAGGACAATTGAAAACGATGGAATTAATATATCAGCACTGCATGACAATATGTTCTTCT aTTATGAATATATGGTAATAAAGAGTGAGAGATCAACACAATGTATATTTGAAGATATGTTAGAAATATTGCAAAACGAAGAAGACGAAGCAAAGCCCTTGATAATATTGGATAAAGAATTAGCTGATGTCTCTAACAATATGGAAAGAAAACATTCACGGAATGGTATTATCCTAAGTTGTTGGTCCAAAAATACAATTCCCCTAAAATTAAGCGAATCATTAATGGGCCATTTCATATGGATTACAAGCGATAtggatatgaaaaaaatttgtttacactTTAAAGATGAAATACAAATAAGCAATTTCATCATGGACATCAACTCTTTGAGAGATCAACATTTAATACATATATGCAATAGACGAAGACCTTTGGAAATTAAATCCTCAATGATAGCAAAATTACATTATATCGGTATAGGAGATCTAACGGGAATAGATATAGTTACAGAATCTGATCAATTACCTCCACGCagtattttatatcgaaatgcTGAAGGACATTTGAAATTGGAAGGTTATATAGGCAATTGTATCGATACATTTGCCTCACGCTATAATGCTACATTGATTATAAGACCGCCCAAAGATATGGGGCTAGCTATATTCTACAATATACTATTGGATAAAATAACTGAGGGCCATTTGGATGTGCCATCTGTTGCAACACCATATCCGCTGGTTATAAATTCTACAACAAATATTGATTATTCTTATCCCATAGAAATATTGGAACTATGTTATATGATTCCATTACCACGTCTCATGGAATTCAATCATGTCTATACCTACATCATAGACAAATATGTTATGCTGATTATTTTCATATTAATCCTCATCTATGGTATACTCTTTACAATGGGAACCACCAAGCGTCATTCTtggtttttattggaaattttggtaaatgacAAAAGTATACGTGTTCTTTTGGGTCAATCATTTGTTATGCCTACGAAACCTGGCCCCTTTATGCAATACATATGTTTCCTACTCTGCTATACCAGTCTTATTATTTCTACATCATATCAAGCCTATTTGCAATCGAATCTTATACATCCCGCCTTGGAAAGACGCGTAGAAACCTATGAAGATATTCGTAGAGTAGGTTTGAAAATTGCCATAAGTCcccaagaagcaaatttcctagATCCTTCGATATTGTCAATATATTCGGATATCTTTGAAATCATGGAACCCTATTATAAATTTCTTAAGCTACGTGCCTCTTGGAATACTCATTATGTCTATCCTGTTTCCTATACCCGTTGGTTAGCCTTTAATGAACAACAAAGTATATTCCAAAGgacattattttattattctcaGAAATTGTGTTTGGATAAACAATACCCTCTATCTGTACCGATGCGTCAAGATTTACCATTTAAACCACAATTTGATCAACATATTTTGAGGCTTTGGCAAATGGGTTTTATGCAGCAttggattaaaaataattttcttacacTGGTCCGTATGAATTATACCAAAATGGAAGATTTGAGTACACCCGAAATAAAAGCTGATGCTATAGAATTGAATGATCTCAAAtggttggcattattttttgctGGATCTTTGGTGTTggcatt AAAGATTCAAGACTTGGCGTCTATCAAACTATGCTCTTCTTCATCAAGATCTCATCGTCCCTTGCTAACGCCCATTTAG